TCTTCAACTCTGACATATGTCATCTCTCCATTACAACCTGTCTCAACACTTATAATCCCATTAACTCCAACAGCTTCAACTGCATTAAGCATGATGTTGAGTATAACTTTTCTTATCTCCCCGGCATCTACCATGGATACTGCAGACGTTCCATGATAATCAATCTTTATATCCGGTTTTATCTTCATAACCTCACTTACGGTCTTCCCGGCAAGGTAGTTAATATCTGTATGACCCTGATTCAGGTCCTGTTTTTCCGGGACAGTTTTTAGTCTCTGGATAAGGTCCTTCATCTTCGTCAGTGTATTTTTTATTGACTTGATCATATCTTCCTGAAATTCAGGATCATCCAGATAATCTTTGGCATTATCAAGAAGCAATGAAAGCGTAGTTGTATGGTTTTTAAGGTCATGTATTACAAACGAGGATATCCTTGCCACTGCTGCAACCTCTCTTGTCTCTGCAAGCTCTTCCGAAAGCCTGAAATTAAGCAGGGCAAGGGTAGCATGTCTGGCAATCGTTTTCATTAAATCAAAGTCTTCGTATATGAAATTTTCCTCAGCAAGTTGCTCTCCAAAAACAACAATCCCCTCGATTCTTCCGTTGTTCATCAGAGGCACCAGCAACCTTGCCCCTGTACGCTCAATGAATATAGCCTCATCCGCATCAGGCTTATACTCGCCATCAAAGGGGTTAAGTACCCTGTCCATCTCCTGAAAATACGAAACTAAGGCATCTGAAGGCTTTAATTCCATCATCTCTCCATACATGGACTGATTTGCAGCCTGGACATATCGCTTTTTATTATCATCAAGGATGTAAAGGGAGGCGCCATTAAGGCCAAAGGTCTCCCTGTATGTGGTGAGAATTACATCCCTTATATCGGCTGCTGTCCTGCAGGAGGTAAGCCGGGTAGTAAATTTAAGCCATTCTGTCCTGTAGTCGTGTTTATTGGCATAGAAGTGCTTGTTGATTAATACCTTGGCCCTTCTCCTCAGCCTCTCGGAAAACAGGATGACAAGCATGATAATGCCGGCAGTAAAGGCAATAAAGATGGAGAGATCCTTGCTGAAAGATGCCCCTAAATACCTCATTCCTTCGCCTATCAAACCAAGTAACAGAAGATAAAGTCCTACAAGTATGAGAGATAATGACCTGTAAAGGACATACCTTGATACCACAATCCTTACACCATTGCCCCTGAAAATTCTTGAGTAACCCACAA
This window of the Nitrospirota bacterium genome carries:
- the prsK gene encoding XrtA/PEP-CTERM system histidine kinase PrsK, translating into MFELIVSAIATVLLLTLSLYLFLKRKTAADVALSSVIFLFALIEIADQLSLNLQDSPLFFKRISLFFESMLPVFLMLFTLSHSRWRSVKSISFPWWALTAVALFFPVCTLLFPVNDFFYSPDLQTEKLLFLGTVGYWFYMGVMIYCVIALIHLEAAFSVTSTSDRWRIKFEVIGVGSILAVLIFYFSQGLLYRSINMNLVPVRSGAFIVAAILVGYSRIFRGNGVRIVVSRYVLYRSLSLILVGLYLLLLGLIGEGMRYLGASFSKDLSIFIAFTAGIIMLVILFSERLRRRAKVLINKHFYANKHDYRTEWLKFTTRLTSCRTAADIRDVILTTYRETFGLNGASLYILDDNKKRYVQAANQSMYGEMMELKPSDALVSYFQEMDRVLNPFDGEYKPDADEAIFIERTGARLLVPLMNNGRIEGIVVFGEQLAEENFIYEDFDLMKTIARHATLALLNFRLSEELAETREVAAVARISSFVIHDLKNHTTTLSLLLDNAKDYLDDPEFQEDMIKSIKNTLTKMKDLIQRLKTVPEKQDLNQGHTDINYLAGKTVSEVMKIKPDIKIDYHGTSAVSMVDAGEIRKVILNIMLNAVEAVGVNGIISVETGCNGEMTYVRVEDNGCGMTDDFINNHLFKPFRTTKEKGLGIGLYQCRQIVDAHDGRIEVSSVAGKGSVFTVYLPVIKETEFAIG